In Ensifer sp. PDNC004, the sequence AGCACACTAGGGAGGGAGCGATGACCAAGGTGGAAACGGCATTTGCAATTCGCCACGAGCCCATGCGCATCGCCGGCAAGGCGGTCGATACCGAAGGGCGCGTCGAGGTGCGCTACCCCTTCAACGATGCCGTCATCGGCACGGTGCCGGCGGGCAGCGCCGAGCATGCCCGCAAGGCCTTCGAGATCGCGGCTGCCTACCAGCCGAAGCTGACGCGCTACGAGCGCCAGCGTATCCTGCTCAAGGCCGCGGACCTGCTCGTTGCCCGCAAGGAGGAGATTTCCGATCTGATCACGTTGGAGCTCGGGATCTCCAAGCAGGACTCGCTCTACGAGGTTGGTCGTGCCTTCGACGTGCTGACGCTTTCGGGCCAGATGTGCATCCATGACGACGGCGAGATCTTCTCCTGCGACCTCACCCCGCATGGCAAGGCGCGCAAGATCTTCACCACGCGCGAACCGCTCAACGCCATTTCGGCGATCACGCCGTTCAACCACCCGCTCAACATGGTGGCGCACAAGGTGGCGCCGGCGGTCGCGACGAACAATTGCGTGGTGCTGAAGCCGACCGAGCTGACGCCGATGACGGCGCTGATCTTCGCCGACATTCTCTATGAGGCCGGCCTGCCGCCGGAAATGCTCTCGGTCGTGACCGGCTGGCCCGCCGATATCGGCATGGAGATGATCACCAATCCGAACTTCGACCTCATCACCTTTACCGGCAGCGTTCCTGTCGGCAAGCTGATCGCGGCTCACGCCCACTACAAGCGGCAGATCCTGGAGCTTGGCGGCAATGACCCGCTGATCATCCTCAACGATCTCTCGGACGCCGATCTCGCCAGGGCGGCGGATCTGGCCGTTGCCGGCGCGACGAAGAATTCCGGCCAGCGCTGTACGGCGGTAAAGCGCATCCTTTGCCAGGAAAGCGTTGCCGATCGTTTCGTGCCGCTGGTGCTGGAGCGGGCGAAAAAGCTGAAGTTCGGTGATCCGATGGATCGCGCGACGGACCTTGGCACGGTCGTCCATGCCAAGGCCGCGGAAGTTTTCGGAAAGCGGGTACACCGGGCAGCGGAAGAGGGGGCGGAGATCCTCTACGATCCGGGCCGCAAGGGCGCCCTCCTGCCGCCGATCGTCGTCGACCGGGTCAAGCATTCGAGCGAACTGGTGATGGAGGAAACCTTCGCGCCGATCATACCGATCGTGCGCGCGCCGGATGACGACGACGCGCTGATCGCGCTCTCGAACTCGACCGCCTTCGGCCTCTCATCCGGCGTCTGCACCAACGACTTCCGGCGCATGCAGAAGTACATCGCGGGCCTCAAGGTCGGCACGGTCAACATCTGGGAAGTGCCGGGCTACCGCATCGAGATGAGCCCCTTCGGCGGTATCAAGGATTCGGGCAACGGCTACAAGGAAGGCGTCATCGAGGCGATGAAGAGCTTTACCAACGTCAAGACCTTCTCCTTGCCATGGTGATCTGACGCGTTTCCCCCGCAGGTTCACCCCTCTGGGAGCTGCCATGGCGGCTCCCTTTTTTATTGAACGCCGGACGGTCGCGGCAGCTCGTTTCCCGCGCAATCGTCGATCTGCCTCTTCGTTTTGCAGGTCGGGTGACGTTGTCCTGGGCGTTGCTCATGGCTTCATCGTCTGCCTGCCAGCTTGCCTCGTTTTGTGGCAGAGCATCCATAGTTTTTATCTTCTGAACGATAAGAATAATAAATTTTACTTACCAGAAACCGCTGCGCAGAATGGTTCCCGAAGCCGATCACAACAGGGCAGCAGCAAGATTGCCCGCCGTGCTTCCCCGGTATTTCCAGGACTTCAGAGGAGAACTTCAACATGAACAGACGCATGCTCATCATGCTTGCCAGTGCTGCTTCCGCCGTGCTTCCCGCTGTCGCCTTTGCTGAAACCCAGCTCACTGTCTACACCGCCGTCGAGGCCGTCGACCTTGACCGCTACAAGGCGACCTTCGAGAAGGCGCACCCGGATATCAAGATCAACTGGGTTCGCGATTCCACCGGCGTCATGACGGCAAAGCTGCTGGCCGAAAAGGACAACCCGCAGGCCGACGTGGTCTGGGGGCTCGCCGCCACCTCGCTCTTGCTCCTGAAAACCGAAGGCATGCTCGAGCCCTACAAGCCGGCCGGCGTCGAGGCGCTCGACCCGAAATTCGTCGACCAGGACACGCCGCCGAGCTGGGTCGGCATGGACGCCTATGTCGCAGCTCTTTGCTACAACACGGCCGAAGGTGAAAAGCTCGGCCTCAAGCCGCCGACGAGCTGGAAGGACCTGACGAACCCCGAATACAAGGGGCATGTGGTGATGCCGAACCCGGCATCCTCGGGCACCGGCTTCCTCGACGTTTCGGGCTGGATGCAGATGTGGGGTGACGAGAAGGCCTGGGACTTTATGGACAAGCTCCACCAGAACATCTCCGCC encodes:
- the phnY gene encoding phosphonoacetaldehyde dehydrogenase, with protein sequence MTKVETAFAIRHEPMRIAGKAVDTEGRVEVRYPFNDAVIGTVPAGSAEHARKAFEIAAAYQPKLTRYERQRILLKAADLLVARKEEISDLITLELGISKQDSLYEVGRAFDVLTLSGQMCIHDDGEIFSCDLTPHGKARKIFTTREPLNAISAITPFNHPLNMVAHKVAPAVATNNCVVLKPTELTPMTALIFADILYEAGLPPEMLSVVTGWPADIGMEMITNPNFDLITFTGSVPVGKLIAAHAHYKRQILELGGNDPLIILNDLSDADLARAADLAVAGATKNSGQRCTAVKRILCQESVADRFVPLVLERAKKLKFGDPMDRATDLGTVVHAKAAEVFGKRVHRAAEEGAEILYDPGRKGALLPPIVVDRVKHSSELVMEETFAPIIPIVRAPDDDDALIALSNSTAFGLSSGVCTNDFRRMQKYIAGLKVGTVNIWEVPGYRIEMSPFGGIKDSGNGYKEGVIEAMKSFTNVKTFSLPW
- a CDS encoding putative 2-aminoethylphosphonate ABC transporter substrate-binding protein, with amino-acid sequence MNRRMLIMLASAASAVLPAVAFAETQLTVYTAVEAVDLDRYKATFEKAHPDIKINWVRDSTGVMTAKLLAEKDNPQADVVWGLAATSLLLLKTEGMLEPYKPAGVEALDPKFVDQDTPPSWVGMDAYVAALCYNTAEGEKLGLKPPTSWKDLTNPEYKGHVVMPNPASSGTGFLDVSGWMQMWGDEKAWDFMDKLHQNISAYTHSGSKPCKMAGAGEAVIGVSFEFPGAKAKSAGAPIDIIFPAEGSGWEAEATAIIAGTANLEAAKTLVDWSVTKEANEMYNAGYAVVAYPGVAKQVEHLPDDIASRMIVNDFEWAANNRAAILKEWQKRYDAKSEPKS